The following coding sequences are from one Cygnus olor isolate bCygOlo1 chromosome 2, bCygOlo1.pri.v2, whole genome shotgun sequence window:
- the AGR2 gene encoding anterior gradient protein 2 homolog, with product MEKSYVSVFLLLIAISCVLAKDVGKKDTKETNTKPKLPQTLSRGWGDQLIWTQTYEEALFRAKHSNKPLMIIHHLDDCPHSQALKKVFAEHKEIQKLAEKFILLNLVYETTDKNLAPDGQYVPRILFIDPSLTVRADITGRYSNRLYAYEPSDISLLYSNMQKALKLLKTEL from the exons ATGGAGAAGAGTTACGTGTCCGTGTTCCTGCTGCTCATTGCCATCTCCTGTGTTCTGGCCAAGGATGTGGGCAAGAAGGATACAAAGGAAACTAACACTAAGCCCAAACTGCCTCAGACACTCTCCAGAG GCTGGGGAGACCAGCTCATCTGGACACAGACGTACGAGGAAGCCCTCTTCCGCGCCAAGCACAG CAATAAACCCCTGATGATTATCCACCACCTGGATGACTGCCCACACAGTCAAG CACTCAAGAAGGTCTTTGCTGaacataaagaaatacagaaactggCTGAAAAATTCATTCTCCTGAACCTTGTG tatGAAACCACAGACAAGAACCTGGCACCTGATGGCCAGTACGTCCCTCGGATTTTGTTCATCG atcctTCCCTGACTGTGAGAGCTGATATTACTGGAAGATACTCAAACCGTCTCTATGCATACGAGCCCTCTGACATTTCATTGT tGTATTCAAACATGCAGAAAGCACTGAAGCTGCTGAAGACTGAACTGTAA